A single Pseudoalteromonas phenolica DNA region contains:
- the rsmD gene encoding 16S rRNA (guanine(966)-N(2))-methyltransferase RsmD translates to MRKKSAPQRTNNNGFIRIISGQFRGRKLPVNDLEGLRPTTDRVKETVFNWLMQDTRGANVLDCFAGSGGLGFECLSRFAAHATFIELNKKAAEQLKNNANTLKLDNTKVINKSAIEHLTSDNQGDKFDLIFVDPPFRKGLAEPSCHLLEQNNWLADEALIYVEVEKECTFDAPENWHVLKEKQAGQVLCRLYQRN, encoded by the coding sequence ATGAGAAAAAAATCAGCACCTCAACGAACCAACAATAATGGCTTTATTAGGATCATTAGTGGCCAATTCCGCGGCAGAAAGTTACCTGTTAATGATTTAGAAGGGCTGCGCCCAACGACTGATAGAGTCAAAGAAACGGTGTTTAACTGGTTAATGCAAGATACCAGAGGTGCCAATGTACTGGATTGCTTTGCTGGGTCTGGCGGCTTGGGGTTTGAATGTTTATCAAGATTTGCAGCACATGCAACCTTTATCGAATTAAATAAAAAAGCCGCTGAACAATTAAAAAACAATGCCAACACCTTAAAGCTAGATAACACAAAAGTAATTAATAAGAGTGCCATTGAACACTTAACTTCTGACAATCAAGGCGATAAATTTGACTTAATATTTGTCGATCCACCTTTTAGAAAAGGACTTGCCGAACCTAGCTGCCATTTACTTGAGCAGAATAATTGGCTAGCTGATGAAGCATTAATCTATGTTGAGGTCGAAAAAGAATGTACTTTTGATGCCCCTGAAAATTGGCATGTATTAAAAGAAAAACAAGCAGGACAAGTGCTTTGCAGGCTTTATCAGCGAAATTAA
- the rpsU gene encoding 30S ribosomal protein S21, translating to MPVIKVRENEPFDVALRRFKRSCEKAGILSEVRRREHYEKPTAERKRKKAAAVKRHMKKLSRENARRVKLY from the coding sequence ATGCCAGTAATTAAAGTAAGAGAGAACGAACCGTTTGACGTAGCACTTCGTCGTTTCAAGCGTTCATGTGAAAAAGCAGGTATCCTTTCAGAAGTTCGTCGTCGCGAGCACTATGAAAAGCCAACAGCTGAGCGTAAGCGCAAAAAAGCTGCTGCAGTAAAGCGTCACATGAAAAAGCTTTCTCGCGAAAACGCACGTCGCGTTAAATTATACTAA
- a CDS encoding GatB/YqeY domain-containing protein: protein MSLLTQLKDAQKESMKAKDKVRLGAIRMVLAEIKQREIDNKTTLDDAGITSVLVKLVKQRRDSYTQYKDAGRDDLAEIEANEIEALEAFLPQPLTEEEILALIDAAIAESGAAGMQDMGKVMGLIKAKAEGKADLGKVSGLIKQRLSA from the coding sequence ATGAGCCTTTTAACACAGCTAAAAGACGCACAAAAAGAATCTATGAAAGCAAAAGACAAGGTTCGCCTTGGTGCTATTCGTATGGTTCTTGCTGAAATCAAACAGCGTGAAATTGACAATAAAACAACACTAGATGATGCAGGTATTACTTCTGTTCTGGTTAAGTTAGTTAAGCAACGCCGTGATTCATACACCCAGTATAAAGATGCGGGTCGTGATGATTTAGCCGAAATTGAAGCCAATGAAATTGAAGCGCTTGAAGCTTTCTTACCTCAGCCTTTGACTGAAGAAGAAATTTTAGCTTTGATTGATGCTGCAATCGCCGAATCGGGCGCAGCAGGTATGCAAGACATGGGTAAAGTTATGGGTTTAATCAAAGCAAAAGCAGAAGGTAAAGCCGATTTAGGTAAAGTTTCTGGTTTAATTAAGCAAAGATTAAGCGCATAA
- the dnaG gene encoding DNA primase, translated as MAGKIPRQFIDELLDRTDIVDLIDNRIGLKKAGKDYQACCPFHNEKTPSFTVSRDKQFYHCFGCGANGNAISFMMDYDKLEFVDAIEELAALLNLEVPREQGSGKPERSMQEKKSDYDLMLQTAKFFQHQLKHHKNATQVIDYVKGRGLSGETVQKYLIGYAPDEWNSLGDQLARNPAQKQQLLELKLASEKTPGKQFDFFRNRLMFPIRDKRGRVVAFGGRVMGDDQGPKYLNSPETRIFHKSLELYGLYEAKQANSKLEKMLIVEGYMDVVALAEQGISYAVAALGTATTPEHMQTLFRTTDLVICCYDGDRAGRDAAWRALENALSNLKDGKSLRFVFLPDGEDPDSLVQKEGKDTFESRLDQAEDFSKVLFRKLLENCDVTSDSGKAKLMSDALPLISKVPSEFYQENLVETLAKLIGRTKEQLAKKVDNPNEQLSIERKFKVTPMRGAIGLLLQHPKLANSVEYMPELAEMAIPGIQLLLNLQHLCLQNNDITTAQLLEQYRETPEFDALKKLAVWQHGVADEKLEDYFKDSFQFIENQCLNYRHETLLIKDKTDGLSRDEKLELALLTQALKR; from the coding sequence ATGGCAGGAAAAATCCCAAGACAATTTATCGACGAATTGCTCGATAGAACAGATATTGTTGACTTGATTGATAACCGCATTGGCCTAAAAAAAGCTGGCAAAGATTATCAAGCATGCTGCCCTTTTCATAACGAAAAAACGCCCTCTTTCACTGTCTCTAGAGATAAACAGTTTTACCATTGCTTTGGGTGTGGCGCTAACGGTAACGCGATTTCATTTATGATGGATTATGACAAACTTGAGTTTGTCGATGCCATTGAAGAACTCGCTGCACTTTTAAATCTCGAGGTACCACGTGAGCAAGGTTCAGGTAAACCTGAACGCAGTATGCAAGAGAAAAAGTCTGATTATGACTTAATGTTGCAAACTGCGAAGTTCTTTCAACACCAGTTGAAACACCATAAAAATGCCACGCAAGTCATCGACTATGTTAAGGGTCGAGGTTTATCAGGTGAAACGGTTCAAAAATATCTCATTGGTTACGCCCCGGACGAATGGAATTCATTGGGTGACCAACTTGCTCGTAACCCTGCTCAAAAACAGCAATTACTCGAATTAAAACTCGCATCTGAAAAAACACCAGGAAAGCAGTTCGACTTCTTCCGTAATAGGCTGATGTTTCCTATTCGAGATAAACGTGGTCGAGTCGTTGCCTTTGGTGGTCGTGTAATGGGCGATGATCAAGGCCCAAAATATTTAAACTCACCTGAAACGCGCATTTTCCATAAGAGTTTAGAGCTGTATGGCTTATATGAAGCAAAACAAGCGAATAGTAAACTTGAAAAAATGCTCATTGTTGAAGGTTACATGGACGTGGTGGCACTTGCTGAACAAGGTATTAGTTATGCCGTTGCTGCACTCGGCACAGCCACAACCCCAGAGCACATGCAGACGCTTTTCAGAACAACAGATTTAGTGATCTGTTGTTATGATGGTGACAGAGCAGGTCGCGATGCAGCTTGGCGTGCACTCGAGAACGCTTTGAGTAATTTGAAAGACGGCAAGTCTTTGCGCTTTGTGTTTTTGCCGGACGGTGAAGACCCTGACTCATTGGTGCAAAAAGAAGGCAAAGACACATTTGAATCTCGCCTAGATCAAGCTGAAGATTTTTCAAAAGTACTGTTCCGCAAGTTATTAGAAAACTGCGATGTTACATCTGACTCTGGCAAAGCTAAGTTAATGAGCGATGCTCTACCTCTCATTTCAAAAGTACCTAGTGAGTTTTATCAAGAAAACCTAGTAGAAACACTGGCGAAACTGATTGGACGAACCAAAGAGCAGCTCGCAAAAAAAGTAGATAACCCAAACGAACAACTTTCAATAGAAAGGAAATTCAAAGTGACTCCTATGCGTGGCGCTATTGGTTTATTGTTACAGCACCCTAAACTTGCTAATAGTGTTGAGTATATGCCCGAACTTGCTGAAATGGCCATTCCCGGGATTCAACTACTGCTCAACTTACAGCATTTATGTTTGCAAAATAATGACATAACAACGGCTCAGCTTCTTGAACAGTACCGAGAGACGCCTGAATTTGACGCATTAAAAAAGTTAGCTGTTTGGCAACATGGTGTCGCAGATGAGAAACTTGAAGATTATTTTAAAGATTCTTTCCAGTTTATTGAAAACCAGTGTTTAAATTACCGACACGAGACCCTATTAATAAAAGATAAAACTGATGGTTTAAGTAGAGATGAAAAACTCGAGCTTGCGTTATTAACTCAGGCACTTAAACGTTAG
- the rpoD gene encoding RNA polymerase sigma factor RpoD, whose product MDQSPQSQLKLLIQKGKEQGYLTFAEVNDHLPQDIIDSDQVEDIISMINDMGIKVAENAPDADELMMQETTTDEDAAEAAAAALATVEKEIGRTTDPVRMYMREMGTVELLTREGEIEIAKRIEEGINQVQISVAEYPEAITYLLEQWDKFEAEEIRLSDIISGFFDPDAEETQISATHIGSELSEEELDDEDDDSDDEDEEEADTGPDPEEARENFEKLRELYNAARVIFETKGRAHPDAQVAITEIGDHFRTFKLVPKQFDRMVNNMREMMDKVRVQERIVMKQVVQIAKVPKKTFVKHFANNETDMAWVDAEIAANEKYSVKLQEVKPEVERCINKLKAIEESTGLTIERIKDINRRMSIGEAKARRAKKEMVEANLRLVISIAKKYTNRGLQFLDLIQEGNIGLMKAVDKFEYRRGYKFSTYATWWIRQAITRSIADQARTIRIPVHMIETINKLNRISRQMLQEMGREPSPEELAERMMMPEDKIRKVLKIAKEPISMETPIGDDEDSHLGDFIEDTTIESPIDSATMESLRGATNEVLAGLTAREAKVLRMRFGIDMNTDHTLEEVGKQFDVTRERIRQIEAKALRKLRHPSRSDLLKSFLDVKG is encoded by the coding sequence ATGGATCAATCTCCTCAGTCACAACTCAAACTTCTGATTCAGAAAGGTAAAGAACAAGGTTACTTAACGTTTGCAGAAGTTAACGATCACCTTCCACAGGACATCATAGATTCAGATCAAGTAGAAGACATCATTAGCATGATTAATGACATGGGTATTAAGGTTGCAGAAAATGCACCTGATGCCGATGAACTAATGATGCAAGAAACTACGACAGACGAAGATGCTGCTGAAGCAGCTGCTGCCGCACTTGCAACTGTGGAAAAAGAAATCGGTCGTACTACCGATCCAGTTCGCATGTACATGCGTGAAATGGGTACTGTTGAACTACTTACACGTGAAGGCGAAATCGAAATCGCGAAGCGTATTGAAGAAGGTATCAACCAAGTACAGATCTCAGTTGCTGAGTACCCAGAAGCCATCACTTATCTGCTTGAACAGTGGGATAAATTTGAAGCTGAAGAAATTCGCCTTAGCGATATTATCTCTGGTTTCTTTGACCCTGATGCTGAAGAAACTCAAATCTCGGCTACACACATCGGTTCAGAATTAAGCGAAGAAGAACTTGATGATGAAGACGATGATTCAGATGATGAAGACGAAGAAGAAGCAGATACAGGTCCTGATCCTGAAGAAGCTCGCGAAAACTTCGAAAAACTTCGCGAACTTTATAATGCTGCACGCGTTATCTTTGAAACAAAAGGTCGTGCTCATCCTGATGCGCAAGTTGCAATCACTGAAATTGGTGACCACTTCCGTACTTTCAAGCTAGTACCTAAGCAATTCGACCGCATGGTTAACAACATGCGTGAAATGATGGACAAAGTACGTGTTCAAGAACGTATTGTCATGAAGCAAGTGGTACAAATCGCTAAGGTACCGAAGAAAACTTTTGTTAAGCACTTTGCTAACAATGAAACTGATATGGCTTGGGTTGACGCAGAAATTGCGGCAAACGAAAAGTATTCAGTAAAATTACAAGAGGTTAAGCCTGAAGTAGAGCGCTGCATTAACAAACTTAAAGCGATTGAAGAAAGTACAGGTTTAACAATCGAGCGCATCAAAGACATCAACCGTCGTATGAGTATTGGTGAAGCTAAAGCTCGCCGTGCGAAAAAAGAAATGGTTGAAGCGAACTTACGTCTTGTAATTTCAATTGCGAAAAAATACACCAACCGTGGCCTACAATTCTTAGACCTTATCCAAGAAGGTAACATTGGTCTTATGAAAGCGGTTGATAAGTTCGAATACCGCCGTGGTTATAAGTTCTCAACTTATGCGACTTGGTGGATCCGTCAGGCAATTACACGTTCTATCGCTGACCAAGCTCGTACAATACGTATTCCTGTACATATGATTGAAACGATTAATAAACTTAATCGTATTTCACGTCAGATGTTACAAGAAATGGGTCGTGAGCCAAGTCCTGAAGAGTTGGCAGAACGTATGATGATGCCTGAAGACAAGATCCGTAAGGTATTAAAAATTGCGAAAGAACCAATCTCAATGGAAACGCCAATTGGTGATGATGAAGATTCGCACTTAGGTGATTTCATCGAAGACACCACAATTGAGTCTCCAATTGATTCAGCAACAATGGAAAGTCTTCGTGGCGCAACAAACGAAGTGTTAGCAGGCTTAACAGCTCGTGAAGCTAAAGTTCTTCGTATGCGTTTCGGTATCGATATGAATACTGACCACACACTAGAAGAAGTAGGCAAGCAGTTTGACGTAACACGTGAGCGTATTCGTCAGATTGAAGCTAAAGCGCTTCGCAAGCTTCGCCACCCTTCACGCTCTGACTTATTAAAGAGCTTCTTAGACGTTAAAGGCTAA
- the prmA gene encoding 50S ribosomal protein L11 methyltransferase, with protein MAWIQIRIHANKESADQISDLLLDVGCPSVTFMDGSNTPVYEPKPGEVILWPETMVIGLFDAAHDMDVVVAYLKANISDTLTYKIEQLEDKDWEREWMDNFHPIKFGERLWICPSWRDIPEPDAVNVLLDPGLAFGTGTHATTALCLKWLESQDLTGKTVVDFGCGSGILGIAAIKLGAERVIGIDIDPQALIASKDNAERNGVAEQLEVYLPENQPEFHADIVVANILAQPLRELHEIILGFLKPTGAIAMSGILEEQAQSVADVYAPFVDLEAIAQEGEWTRVSGQMKAN; from the coding sequence ATGGCTTGGATCCAAATTCGCATTCACGCTAATAAAGAAAGTGCTGACCAAATCAGTGATCTACTTTTAGACGTAGGCTGTCCATCAGTCACCTTTATGGACGGCAGTAATACTCCGGTATACGAACCAAAGCCGGGCGAAGTCATCTTATGGCCAGAAACCATGGTGATTGGCTTGTTTGATGCTGCGCACGATATGGACGTGGTTGTCGCGTACCTAAAAGCAAACATTAGCGATACTCTCACTTATAAAATAGAACAGCTAGAAGACAAAGACTGGGAGCGCGAATGGATGGATAACTTCCACCCAATCAAGTTTGGTGAGCGCCTTTGGATCTGCCCTAGCTGGCGTGATATTCCAGAACCAGATGCCGTAAACGTATTGCTAGATCCTGGCCTTGCATTTGGTACTGGTACACATGCGACAACCGCCCTTTGTTTAAAATGGCTCGAAAGCCAAGATTTGACGGGTAAGACAGTTGTCGACTTTGGTTGCGGCTCAGGTATTTTAGGCATTGCTGCAATCAAACTAGGCGCAGAGCGCGTGATTGGTATTGATATTGACCCGCAAGCATTAATTGCTTCAAAAGATAATGCAGAGCGTAACGGCGTAGCCGAGCAACTTGAAGTATACCTGCCTGAAAACCAACCAGAGTTTCATGCTGATATTGTGGTAGCAAATATCCTTGCTCAGCCACTTCGTGAACTGCATGAGATCATTCTTGGCTTTTTAAAGCCAACAGGTGCAATTGCCATGTCAGGTATTTTAGAAGAGCAAGCACAGTCTGTTGCCGATGTTTACGCACCATTTGTTGACCTTGAAGCCATTGCGCAAGAAGGGGAATGGACCCGCGTAAGTGGTCAAATGAAAGCAAACTAA
- the dusB gene encoding tRNA dihydrouridine synthase DusB: protein MRIGPYQLENNLIVAPMAGITDRPFRQLCRRMGAGLAVSEMMSSNPKVWKTDKSMNRMDHSGESGIRSVQIAGADPELMAQAAQFNVDNGAQIIDINMGCPAKKVNKKLAGSALLQYPQLVEEIVQAVVAAVDVPVTLKIRTGWDTDNRNGVEIAKIAERNGIASLAVHGRTRACMYKGEAEYATIRDIKRSISIPVVANGDITSPEKAKQVLEYTGADAIMIGRAAQGRPWIFREIDHYLRTAEHMPAPELSEVQSILMEHLVNLHQFYGEPMGARIARKHVSWYLQAHDQEGQFRRVFNVLETPNEQIEALEQYFKTLAAN, encoded by the coding sequence GTGCGTATAGGTCCATACCAACTTGAAAACAACTTGATTGTAGCCCCGATGGCTGGGATCACTGATAGACCATTCAGACAACTATGTCGTCGAATGGGTGCCGGTCTTGCGGTATCAGAAATGATGTCTTCAAATCCAAAAGTGTGGAAAACAGATAAATCAATGAACCGTATGGATCATTCTGGTGAGTCTGGTATTCGCTCTGTACAAATCGCTGGTGCTGATCCTGAGTTGATGGCACAAGCCGCCCAGTTCAATGTAGACAACGGTGCGCAGATCATAGATATCAATATGGGCTGCCCCGCTAAGAAAGTGAATAAAAAGCTAGCAGGCTCTGCATTATTGCAGTATCCGCAACTGGTTGAAGAAATTGTTCAAGCAGTCGTTGCGGCCGTAGATGTACCGGTGACTTTAAAGATCCGTACGGGCTGGGATACCGATAACCGCAATGGTGTTGAGATTGCAAAGATAGCTGAACGTAATGGAATTGCTTCCTTGGCTGTGCATGGTCGCACGCGTGCTTGCATGTACAAAGGGGAAGCTGAATATGCCACGATTCGGGATATTAAACGTTCAATATCAATTCCTGTGGTTGCAAATGGAGATATTACCTCTCCAGAGAAAGCGAAGCAGGTACTGGAATATACGGGCGCAGATGCCATTATGATTGGTCGAGCCGCCCAAGGTCGTCCTTGGATTTTCCGAGAGATAGATCATTATTTGCGAACCGCAGAGCATATGCCTGCACCAGAATTATCTGAAGTGCAAAGCATATTGATGGAGCACTTAGTGAACCTTCATCAATTCTATGGGGAGCCAATGGGAGCGCGCATCGCACGCAAGCATGTATCTTGGTATTTGCAGGCCCATGACCAAGAAGGTCAATTTAGGCGAGTATTTAATGTCCTTGAAACGCCCAATGAGCAAATCGAGGCATTAGAGCAATACTTTAAAACACTAGCAGCTAACTAA
- the fis gene encoding DNA-binding transcriptional regulator Fis — protein sequence MFEQNVTSPFITNAHVQSQEKPQPLRDAVKKAVHHYLKQLNGQDVQDVYDLVLSELEAPLLEEVMTYTRGNQTRAAILLGINRGTLRKKLKKYGMN from the coding sequence ATGTTCGAACAAAATGTGACTTCTCCATTTATTACTAACGCTCACGTTCAGTCACAAGAGAAACCGCAACCTTTGCGCGATGCAGTAAAAAAAGCTGTACACCACTATTTAAAACAGCTTAACGGTCAAGACGTACAAGACGTTTACGATCTTGTTCTTTCTGAGCTTGAAGCACCACTTTTAGAAGAAGTAATGACGTATACTCGTGGTAACCAAACTCGTGCTGCGATCTTACTAGGTATCAACCGTGGTACTTTACGTAAGAAGCTTAAAAAGTACGGCATGAACTAA